In a single window of the Paramisgurnus dabryanus chromosome 23, PD_genome_1.1, whole genome shotgun sequence genome:
- the LOC135758885 gene encoding C-C motif chemokine 4-like codes for MRHLMALMFLVIFCSLQLTTSAPVAPGLAKSICCVKFSNAQIPLKLVKSYYKTDSSCSKPAIVFQTDKRLICVDPETSWVSNHIAKVDMKTSTSTTTTITTVQKPKPTQSL; via the exons ATGAGACATCTGATGGCTTTGATGTTTCTGGTGATCTTCTGCTCTCTGCAGCTGACTACAAGCG CTCCAGTTGCCCCTGGTTTAGCCAAATCAATATGCTGTGTTAAGTTCAGCAATGCACAGATTCCTCTGAAACTGGTGAAGTCGTACTATAAAACCGACAGCAGCTGCTCCAAACCAGCGATTGT GTTTCAGACTGACAAAAGGTTGATCTGTGTAGATCCAGAAACCAGCTGGGTGAGCAACCACATCGCCAAAGTGGATATGAAAACTTCAACTAGCACAACAACTACAATTACTACAGTACAAAAACCTAAACCAACACAGTCTTTATAA
- the LOC135781241 gene encoding uncharacterized protein, translated as MRHLMALMFLVIFCSLQLTTSAPISSDLAKSTCCAKFSNAKIPLKRVKSYYRTASSCSKPAIVFETDKRIICVDPETSWVSGHINEVDNRTTKTQNKTDLEAQHNFSRIHFFTSSKTMRHLMALMFLVIFCSLQLTTSAPVSLNKSSCCFKFSNAAIPLKLVKSYYRTDSSCSKPAIVFETDKRRICVDPETSWVSGHINEVDNRTTKTQNKTV; from the exons ATGAGACATCTGATGGCTTTGATGTTTCTGGTGATCTTCTGCTCTCTGCAGCTGACTACAAGTG CTCCAATTTCATCTGATTTGGCCAAATCAACATGCTGTGCTAAGTTCAGCAATGCTAAGATTCCTCTGAAACGGGTGAAGTCGTACTATAGGACCGCCAGCAGCTGCTCCAAACCAGCCATTGT GTTTGAGACTGACAAAAGGATAATCTGTGTAGATCCAGAAACCAGTTGGGTGAGCGGTCACATCAATGAAGTGGACAACAGAACAACAAAGACTCAAAACAAGACA GATCTTGAAGCTCAACACAACTTCTCCAGGATTCATTTCTTCACATCATCTAAAACAATGAGACATCTGATGGCTTTGATGTTTCTGGTGATCTTCTGCTCTCTGCAGCTGACTACAAGTG CTCCAGTTTCCTTGAACAAATCATCATGCTGTTTTAAGTTCAGCAATGCAGCGATTCCTCTGAAACTGGTGAAGTCGTACTATAGGACCGACAGCAGCTGCTCCAAACCAGCCATTGT ATTTGAGACTGACAAAAGGAGGATCTGTGTAGATCCAGAAACCAGTTGGGTGAGCGGTCACATCAATGAAGTGGACAACAGAACAACAAAGACCCAAAACAAGACAGTCTGA
- the LOC135781240 gene encoding C-C motif chemokine 2-like isoform X4 — protein sequence MRHLMALMFLVIFCSLQLTSSAPEASNAAKSKCCVKFSNAMIPLRLVKSYYRTDSSCPKPAIVFETDKRLICVDPETSWVNHHIAKVDMKTSTTTTITTV from the exons ATGAGACATCTGATGGCTTTGATGTTTCTGGTGATCTTCTGCTCTCTGCAGCTGACTTCAAGCG CCCCAGAAGCCTCTAATGCGGCAAAATCAAAATGCTGTGTTAAGTTCAGCAATGCAATGATTCCTCTGAGACTGGTGAAGTCGTACTATAGGACCGACAGCAGCTGCCCCAAACCAGCCATTGT GTTTGAGACTGACAAAAGGTTGATCTGTGTAGATCCAGAAACCAGCTGGGTGAACCACCACATCGCTAAAGTGGATATGAAAACTAGCACAACAACTACAATTActacagtataa
- the ccl35.1 gene encoding chemokine (C-C motif) ligand 35, duplicate 1, which translates to MTASRLVVFSAILMILGAITISEGMRIGPKRCCFSFQSRQVPIKQITGYSMTSQQCPMQAVLFKTKRGSQICANPTDSWVQKHVETFNSKPAGAQGTL; encoded by the exons ATGACTGCCTCTCGCCTTGTCGTTTTCTCCGCAATTTTGATGATTCTAGGTGCCATCACCATCAGTGAAG GTATGCGTATTGGACCAAAGAGATGCTGTTTCTCTTTTCAATCGCGTCAAGTGCCAATCAAACAAATTACCGGCTACAGCATGACAAGCCAGCAGTGCCCAATGCAAGCTGTATT GTTTAAGACAAAAAGGGGAAGCCAGATATGTGCCAATCCCACCGACTCTTGGGTACAGAAGCACGTGGAGACCTTTAACAGCAAGCCCGCAGGGGCCCAGGGGACCCTGTAA